In Endozoicomonas sp. GU-1, one DNA window encodes the following:
- the nrdR gene encoding transcriptional regulator NrdR, giving the protein MHCPFCGAAETKVIDSRLVAEGSQVRRRRECLSCIERFTSYETAELLMPRLVKRDGTREPFNEDKLRAGMSRALEKRPVGVEQLEEAVSRITHRLRAMGEREVSSRILGEEVMRELKQLDEVAYIRFASVYRHFKDLNEFREEIDRLETEDRD; this is encoded by the coding sequence ATGCATTGTCCATTCTGTGGTGCTGCTGAAACAAAAGTGATCGACTCGCGTCTGGTTGCAGAAGGCAGCCAGGTGCGCAGGCGTCGCGAATGCCTGTCCTGCATTGAACGTTTCACCAGTTATGAAACAGCAGAACTGCTCATGCCAAGGCTGGTGAAACGGGATGGTACCCGTGAACCTTTTAATGAAGATAAGCTGCGGGCGGGCATGTCCCGTGCCCTGGAAAAAAGGCCGGTCGGCGTTGAGCAGCTGGAAGAAGCGGTGAGCCGCATTACTCATCGCCTGCGGGCCATGGGTGAGAGGGAAGTCAGTTCCCGGATTCTGGGTGAAGAGGTTATGCGCGAATTAAAGCAGCTGGATGAGGTGGCCTATATCCGTTTTGCCTCCGTCTATCGTCATTTCAAGGATCTGAATGAGTTTCGGGAAGAGATCGACCGACTGGAGACTGAGGATCGGGATTAA
- a CDS encoding zinc metallopeptidase has product MPLILLLLAILVLVFGPQFWVRHTFRKYGKDRPDLQGTGGELAQHLIDRFQLDGVSVREGQEGEDYYDPENRVVSLCSWHYRGKTIAAVAVAAHEVSHALQHQEQHPGFMRRQKRVKMAMMIERFSVMALMVTPFIFLFTRLPQSTLITLLLGASGMIASLWVQLMNLPIEMDASFNKALPILEEGYLARDDLPGARKVLKAAAMTYVAAALASLLNIGRWIAILRR; this is encoded by the coding sequence ATGCCTCTGATTCTGTTATTGCTGGCGATTCTGGTCCTGGTTTTTGGCCCCCAGTTCTGGGTCAGGCATACGTTCCGTAAATATGGCAAAGACCGACCGGATCTCCAGGGCACCGGCGGCGAGCTGGCACAGCACCTGATTGATCGATTCCAATTGGATGGCGTATCCGTTCGTGAAGGTCAGGAAGGTGAGGATTATTATGATCCGGAAAACCGGGTGGTTTCGCTCTGCTCATGGCACTATCGGGGGAAGACCATCGCTGCTGTCGCCGTTGCTGCCCATGAAGTCAGCCATGCCTTGCAGCATCAGGAGCAGCACCCCGGGTTTATGCGCCGTCAGAAGCGGGTAAAAATGGCCATGATGATTGAGCGGTTCAGCGTTATGGCCCTGATGGTGACGCCTTTTATTTTCTTATTCACCCGGCTTCCCCAGAGCACCCTGATCACCTTGCTATTGGGTGCTTCCGGGATGATTGCCTCACTCTGGGTGCAATTGATGAACCTGCCCATTGAGATGGATGCCAGTTTTAACAAGGCCCTGCCGATTCTGGAGGAAGGGTATCTTGCCAGAGACGATCTACCGGGGGCCAGAAAAGTCCTGAAAGCCGCGGCAATGACCTATGTTGCTGCGGCACTGGCAAGCTTGCTGAATATCGGACGATGGATAGCTATTTTAAGACGATAA
- the glyA gene encoding serine hydroxymethyltransferase produces the protein MFTKDMTIAEFDPELKAAIDAETLRQEEHIELIASENYASPRVMEAQGSALTNKYAEGYPGKRYYGGCEHVDVVEQLAIDRAKALFGAGYANVQPHSGSQANSAVFMALLKPGDTILGMSLAHGGHLTHGASVSSSGRIYNAVQYGITPDTGELDYEEVERLALEHKPKLIIGGFSAYSRIVDWQRFRDIADKVGAYFLVDMAHVAGLVAAGVYPSPVGIADVVTTTTHKTLGGPRGGLILAAEDEELNKKLNFAVFPESQGGPLCHVIAAKAVCFKEAMSDEFKTYQAQVVENARAMTRVMMERGINIVSGGTDDHLFLMDLIGKEYTGKDAEAALGRANITVNKNAVPNDPRSPFVTSGLRIGTPAITRRGFNEEDSAALAGWICDVLDALGDGSGDAQVEAAVKAKVLEICSRLPVYK, from the coding sequence ATGTTCACAAAGGACATGACCATCGCTGAATTCGATCCGGAGCTGAAGGCGGCTATTGATGCAGAAACCCTGCGTCAGGAAGAGCATATCGAGCTGATCGCTTCCGAGAATTATGCCAGTCCAAGAGTTATGGAAGCTCAGGGCAGTGCGCTGACCAATAAATACGCTGAAGGCTATCCCGGCAAACGTTACTACGGCGGCTGTGAGCACGTTGATGTGGTTGAGCAGCTGGCCATTGATCGTGCCAAGGCACTGTTTGGCGCAGGCTACGCCAACGTTCAGCCGCACTCGGGTTCCCAGGCCAACTCGGCGGTATTCATGGCGCTGCTGAAGCCCGGTGATACGATTCTTGGCATGAGTCTGGCCCATGGTGGCCACCTTACCCACGGTGCCAGCGTCAGCTCCTCCGGCCGAATCTATAATGCAGTGCAGTACGGCATTACACCTGATACCGGTGAGTTGGATTACGAAGAAGTTGAACGCCTTGCCCTGGAGCATAAACCCAAACTTATTATTGGTGGCTTTTCTGCCTACTCCAGGATTGTTGACTGGCAGCGTTTTCGGGATATTGCCGATAAGGTCGGTGCTTACTTCCTGGTTGACATGGCGCATGTTGCCGGGCTGGTGGCTGCGGGCGTTTATCCTTCGCCAGTGGGCATTGCTGATGTGGTCACCACCACCACTCACAAAACCCTGGGTGGACCGCGCGGTGGTTTGATTCTCGCCGCTGAAGATGAAGAGCTGAACAAGAAACTGAATTTTGCCGTCTTTCCTGAATCCCAGGGCGGTCCTCTGTGCCATGTGATTGCTGCCAAGGCTGTCTGCTTCAAAGAAGCGATGTCTGATGAATTCAAGACTTACCAGGCTCAGGTGGTCGAGAATGCCCGGGCCATGACCCGGGTGATGATGGAGCGGGGTATCAATATCGTGTCCGGTGGGACCGATGATCACCTGTTCCTGATGGATCTGATCGGTAAGGAATACACCGGTAAAGATGCCGAGGCAGCCCTTGGCCGTGCCAATATCACGGTGAACAAGAACGCAGTGCCTAATGACCCTCGTTCACCTTTTGTAACCAGTGGCCTTCGTATCGGTACTCCGGCTATTACCCGTCGCGGTTTTAATGAAGAAGACTCAGCAGCCCTGGCTGGCTGGATCTGTGATGTCCTGGATGCCCTGGGCGATGGTTCCGGTGATGCACAGGTGGAAGCCGCAGTGAAAGCCAAAGTGCTGGAAATCTGTTCGCGTCTTCCGGTTTACAAGTAA
- the nrdD gene encoding anaerobic ribonucleoside-triphosphate reductase encodes MTEIIKRDGSRQPFDAPRIVKAVASALNDAQIKDHDFAEYVAKKVASTVEGLELVDIYDIQDQVEHLMMSSEYHNAARKYIEYRQTRDIERESRNALSRDILSIINQDNDELLNENANKDSKIIPTQRDLLAGVVARHYARQHILPKHITAAHDRGEIHYHDLDYAPFFPMFNCMLIDIEGMMTNGFRMGNAEIETPKSITTAAAITAQIIAQVSSHIYGGTSINEIDRIHAPYVRKTFEKHLQQGMRWIRDEEKAREYAMEMTEKDCYDAYQALEYEVNTLHTANGQTPFVTFGFGLGTSWEERLVQQSILKNRIRGLGRNCKTPVFPKLVFAIRKGVNFSPEDPNYDIKQLALECASKRMYPDILNYDKLVEVTGSFKTPMGCRSFLGVYEEDGKMIHDGRNNLGVVSLNLPRIAIESKGSEETFYQLLEQRLQLAKEALMTRIQRLDSVRARVAPILYIEGACGVRLKPDDKISDIFKNGRASISLGYIGIHETINALYGGNNGSGDLYDSEELRQKAVAIVETMRAAVNKWKQETGYGFSLYSTPSESLCDRFCRLDKKKFGVIEGVTEKGYYTNSFHLDVEKKVNPYDKVDFEQVYPKHASGGFICYGEYPNMVNNLKALENVWDYTYDKVPYYGTNTPNDSCYSCDYEGEFNATSRGFECPQCKNRDSDKMSVTRRVCGYLGQPNSRPFIKGKQEEVVRRVKHL; translated from the coding sequence ATGACTGAGATCATCAAACGCGATGGCTCACGCCAGCCTTTTGATGCGCCACGCATCGTAAAAGCCGTTGCCAGCGCCCTCAATGATGCTCAGATCAAAGACCATGACTTTGCTGAGTACGTTGCGAAAAAAGTAGCCAGCACCGTGGAAGGTCTGGAACTGGTGGATATCTATGATATTCAGGATCAGGTAGAACACCTGATGATGAGCAGCGAATACCATAACGCTGCCCGCAAATACATTGAATATCGTCAGACCCGGGATATTGAACGTGAGTCGCGTAATGCCCTGAGCCGGGACATTCTGAGCATTATCAACCAGGATAATGACGAGCTGCTCAACGAAAACGCCAACAAAGACAGTAAAATCATCCCCACCCAACGGGACCTTCTGGCCGGTGTGGTCGCCAGGCACTACGCCAGGCAGCATATTTTGCCAAAGCATATTACTGCGGCCCATGACCGTGGTGAAATCCATTACCACGACCTGGACTACGCGCCCTTCTTCCCGATGTTCAACTGCATGTTGATCGATATTGAAGGGATGATGACCAACGGTTTCCGCATGGGTAATGCGGAAATTGAAACGCCCAAATCAATCACTACTGCAGCGGCCATCACAGCCCAGATCATTGCCCAGGTTTCCAGCCACATCTATGGCGGTACCAGTATCAATGAGATTGACCGTATTCACGCACCTTACGTACGCAAAACCTTTGAAAAGCATCTGCAACAAGGCATGCGCTGGATCCGTGATGAAGAAAAAGCCCGTGAATACGCCATGGAGATGACCGAAAAGGATTGCTATGACGCCTACCAGGCACTGGAGTATGAGGTAAATACCCTGCACACCGCCAATGGTCAGACGCCGTTTGTCACCTTTGGCTTTGGCCTGGGTACCAGTTGGGAAGAGCGCCTGGTGCAGCAGTCCATTCTGAAAAACCGGATTCGCGGTCTGGGCAGAAACTGCAAGACACCGGTCTTTCCAAAGCTGGTCTTTGCCATCAGAAAAGGGGTGAACTTCAGCCCTGAAGATCCGAACTACGACATCAAGCAGCTGGCACTGGAGTGTGCCAGCAAGCGGATGTACCCGGACATTCTCAACTATGACAAGCTGGTGGAAGTGACCGGAAGCTTTAAAACACCCATGGGCTGTCGTTCATTCCTGGGGGTTTATGAAGAAGACGGCAAGATGATTCACGATGGCCGTAATAACCTGGGGGTCGTCTCACTCAACCTGCCCCGCATAGCGATTGAAAGTAAAGGCAGTGAAGAGACCTTCTACCAGCTGCTGGAACAGCGTCTGCAGCTGGCGAAAGAAGCCCTGATGACCCGGATCCAGCGTCTGGACAGTGTCCGTGCACGGGTAGCGCCCATTCTCTATATAGAAGGTGCCTGCGGTGTTCGCCTTAAGCCGGATGACAAAATCAGCGATATTTTCAAAAATGGCCGTGCCTCCATCTCCCTTGGCTACATCGGTATCCATGAGACAATCAATGCCCTTTATGGTGGCAACAATGGTTCTGGTGATCTGTACGACAGTGAAGAGCTGCGCCAGAAAGCCGTTGCCATTGTGGAAACCATGCGTGCCGCGGTGAATAAGTGGAAACAGGAAACCGGCTACGGTTTCAGCCTCTACTCAACCCCGAGTGAAAGCCTGTGTGACCGTTTCTGCCGTCTGGACAAAAAGAAATTTGGTGTTATTGAAGGCGTGACTGAAAAAGGCTACTACACCAACTCTTTCCATCTGGATGTGGAAAAGAAGGTCAACCCATACGACAAGGTCGACTTTGAACAGGTATACCCCAAACACGCCAGCGGTGGCTTCATCTGCTACGGTGAGTACCCGAACATGGTCAACAACCTGAAGGCTCTGGAAAACGTTTGGGACTACACTTACGACAAGGTCCCATACTACGGCACCAATACACCCAATGACTCCTGCTACAGCTGTGATTATGAAGGTGAGTTCAATGCCACCAGCCGTGGTTTTGAATGCCCGCAGTGCAAAAACCGTGACTCCGACAAGATGTCCGTAACCCGTCGTGTTTGTGGCTACCTGGGTCAACCGAACAGCCGACCGTTTATTAAAGGTAAGCAGGAAGAAGTGGTTCGTCGGGTGAAGCACCTCTGA
- a CDS encoding C2H2-type zinc finger protein, with translation MNTFSGYLFFSPDTFDWLTETTCDTKEIGINNGFFYNKKVKATESAVSGYVTEMIDRNAVSDSSICPLIMEEIPPLFPELDNIDSTSANIEGNKRPLFSNHESCNKSGNGDISIEIKMNEPDAQIENSTKVLHTVKKSFQCNVCEKSFNRKHNLEEHIRTHTGVMPFKCNVCEKSFNRKQNLEVHIRTHTGVKPFKCNVCEKSFRYFSGLTIHTLRIHTGERPFKCEFCDRRFVQRCELKNHIRIHTGERPFKCEVCKESFREANSLKKHTRTHTGERPYKCELCDKSYIQKSGLISHTRCLHSSEKPFKCEVCEICFALKNQLTRHQKTKRHLKKLAELSST, from the coding sequence ATGAATACATTTTCTGGTTACCTGTTTTTTTCCCCTGATACTTTTGATTGGCTCACTGAAACAACATGTGATACAAAAGAGATCGGAATAAATAATGGGTTTTTTTATAATAAAAAAGTTAAAGCAACTGAATCGGCTGTTTCTGGCTATGTTACTGAAATGATCGATCGAAATGCTGTTTCTGATTCGTCCATTTGCCCGCTAATAATGGAGGAGATTCCACCATTATTTCCTGAATTAGATAATATTGACTCTACGTCTGCAAATATCGAAGGAAATAAACGTCCACTATTCTCGAACCACGAAAGTTGTAATAAATCTGGCAATGGTGATATTTCCATAGAAATAAAAATGAATGAGCCGGATGCTCAGATAGAAAATTCAACAAAGGTCTTGCACACTGTCAAGAAGTCTTTTCAGTGTAATGTATGCGAAAAGAGCTTTAATCGAAAGCATAATCTGGAAGAACACATCCGTACACACACTGGCGTAATGCCCTTTAAGTGTAATGTATGCGAAAAGAGCTTTAATCGAAAGCAGAATCTGGAAGTACACATCCGTACACACACTGGCGTAAAGCCCTTTAAGTGTAATGTATGTGAAAAGAGCTTCAGGTATTTCAGTGGCCTGACAATACACACCCTCCGCATCCATACTGGCGAGAGGCCCTTTAAGTGTGAGTTCTGCGACAGGCGCTTTGTCCAAAGATGTGAGCTGAAAAATCATATCCGCATCCATACTGGCGAGAGGCCCTTTAAGTGTGAGGTGTGCAAAGAGAGTTTCCGTGAAGCCAATAGCCTGAAAAAGCATACCCGCACCCATACCGGCGAGAGGCCCTATAAGTGTGAGTTATGCGATAAAAGCTATATCCAAAAAAGTGGCCTGATTAGCCACACCCGCTGCCTCCACTCCAGTGAGAAGCCCTTTAAGTGTGAGGTGTGCGAAATATGCTTTGCATTAAAAAATCAACTAACACGGCACCAGAAAACTAAACGCCATTTGAAGAAACTGGCTGAACTGTCATCAACCTGA
- the nrdG gene encoding anaerobic ribonucleoside-triphosphate reductase-activating protein: MNYLQYYPIDVVNGEGTRCTLFVSGCEHRCQGCHNATTWDARKGTPFDQAMEDRIIADLGDSRIKRDGLSLSGGDPLFPGNLSGILKLVQRVKAEYPQKNIWLWTGYTLEELSQAQQEVVQYIDVLIDGRFELDKRDLSLPWRGSNNQRIIYINNTPRQIT; this comes from the coding sequence ATGAACTATCTCCAGTACTATCCAATCGATGTGGTCAATGGTGAAGGCACCCGCTGCACCCTGTTTGTCAGTGGCTGTGAACACCGCTGCCAAGGCTGCCATAACGCCACCACCTGGGATGCCCGCAAGGGAACCCCTTTTGACCAGGCCATGGAAGACCGGATTATTGCCGACCTTGGGGATTCCCGCATCAAACGGGATGGGCTGTCGCTGTCCGGCGGAGACCCACTGTTTCCAGGCAATCTATCCGGCATACTGAAGCTGGTTCAGCGGGTAAAGGCCGAATATCCACAAAAAAACATCTGGCTCTGGACTGGCTACACGCTGGAAGAACTCAGCCAGGCCCAACAGGAGGTTGTGCAATACATTGATGTGTTGATTGATGGACGCTTTGAGCTGGATAAGAGAGATCTGTCACTGCCCTGGCGGGGCAGCAACAACCAAAGAATAATTTATATCAATAATACACCGAGACAGATTACTTAA